The Vicia villosa cultivar HV-30 ecotype Madison, WI linkage group LG1, Vvil1.0, whole genome shotgun sequence genome includes a region encoding these proteins:
- the LOC131625696 gene encoding large ribosomal subunit protein eL27: protein MVKFLKPNKAVILLQGRYAGKKAVIVKTFDDGSREKPYGHCLVAGIKKYPSKVIKKDSAKKTAKKSRVKAFVKLVNYQHLMPTRYTLDVDLKDAVVPDVLQSKDKKVTALKETKKRFEERFKTGKNRWFFTKLRF from the coding sequence ATGGTGAAGTTTCTAAAACCTAACAAGGCGGTGATTCTCTTGCAAGGCCGCTATGCCGGCAAGAAAGCCGTGATCGTCAAGACCTTCGACGACGGCAGCCGTGAGAAGCCCTACGGTCACTGTCTCGTTGCCGGGATCAAGAAGTACCCTAGCAAAGTGATCAAGAAGGACTCCGCGAAGAAGACGGCGAAGAAATCTAGGGTTAAGGCGTTCGTGAAGCTGGTGAATTATCAACATCTGATGCCTACTCGTTATACTCTGGATGTGGATCTGAAAGACGCTGTTGTTCCTGATGTTCTTCAATCGAAGGATAAGAAGGTGACTGCGTTGAAAGAGACTAAGAAGAGGTTTGAAGAGAGGTTCAAAACAGGGAAGAACAGGTGGTTTTTCACCAAGCTTAGGTTTTGA
- the LOC131625685 gene encoding large ribosomal subunit protein eL27-like, which produces MAKFLKPKKAVILLQGRYVGKKSVIVKNFDDGNREKPYGYCLIAGIKKYLSKVIKKDSAKKTTKKSRVKAFVKLVNYQHLMPARYTLDMDMKDVIVPDVLQSKDKKVTALKETKKRFEERFKIGKNKWFFTNLRF; this is translated from the coding sequence ATGGCGAAGTTCTTGAAACCTAAAAAGGCGGTGATTCTCTTACAAGGGCGTTATGTCGGTAAGAAATCTGTAATCGTCAAGAACTTCGACGACGGCAACCGTGAGAAGCCTTACGGTTACTGTCTCATTGCCGGGATCAAGAAGTACCTTAGCAAAGTGATCAAGAAGGACTCCGCGAAGAAGACGACGAAGAAATCTAGGGTTAAGGCGTTCGTGAAGCTGGTGAATTATCAACATCTGATGCCAGCTCGTTATACTCTGGATATGGATATGAAAGACGTTATTGTTCCTGATGTTCTTCAATCGAAGGATAAGAAGGTTACAGCGTTGAAAGAGACTAAGAAGAGGTTTgaagagaggttcaaaatagggAAGAACAAGTGGTTTTTCACCAACCTTAGATTTTGA